The following coding sequences are from one Gemmatimonadota bacterium window:
- a CDS encoding F0F1 ATP synthase subunit alpha, which yields MATDSTLRPGEIKDILLKEIAAADLGAVDSAEVGTTLEVRDGVARVYGLRAAVAGEMLEFTSAESGETVAGLVLNLEQDNVGAVILGDYLKLKEGDEVRCTGRLLEVPSGPAMLGRVVDALGQPVDGRGAIKTTARRPVEMIAPGIIVRQPVKEPMQTGIKAIDSMIPIGRGQRELIIGDRGTGKTAIAVDTIINQKGQGVVCVYVAIGQKRSTVATVVERLKEAGAMEYTVVVVASASDPAPLQYIAPYSGCAIAEFFMYEEGKPTLCVYDDLSKQAAAYRQLSLILRRPPGREAYPGDIFYCHSRLLERAAKISEDPNVVKLDSRIKKPGGSLTALPIIETQAGDVSAYIPTNVISITDGQIFLTTDLFYSNVRPAVDAGISVSRVGGNAQIKAMKQVAGPLRLALAQFRELEAFAQFGSELDAATQRQLARGVRLVEVFKQPQYQPQSVEKQVAIIYAATNGHLDDVEVKRIRQWERDFLTFLEAQHGAILEGIRTKKTLDDDLKAKLEQAIKSFKSLFKAE from the coding sequence ATGGCGACCGATTCGACTCTCCGTCCGGGCGAGATCAAGGACATCCTTCTCAAAGAGATCGCCGCGGCTGATTTGGGCGCGGTCGACAGTGCCGAAGTCGGCACCACCCTCGAAGTTCGAGACGGGGTGGCCCGGGTGTACGGGCTTCGGGCGGCGGTGGCGGGCGAGATGCTTGAGTTCACCTCGGCCGAATCCGGCGAAACGGTGGCCGGCTTGGTGCTCAACTTGGAGCAGGACAACGTCGGCGCCGTCATCCTGGGCGACTACCTCAAACTTAAAGAGGGCGACGAGGTTCGCTGCACCGGCCGATTGCTCGAAGTCCCGTCCGGTCCGGCCATGTTGGGCCGGGTCGTCGACGCGCTTGGGCAGCCGGTAGATGGCCGGGGGGCGATCAAGACCACCGCCCGCCGTCCGGTCGAGATGATTGCCCCGGGCATCATCGTCCGCCAGCCGGTCAAAGAGCCGATGCAGACCGGTATCAAGGCCATCGACAGCATGATCCCGATCGGTCGCGGCCAGCGTGAGTTGATCATCGGCGACCGCGGCACCGGCAAGACAGCGATCGCGGTCGATACGATCATCAACCAAAAGGGCCAGGGCGTCGTCTGCGTGTACGTGGCGATCGGCCAGAAACGGTCGACGGTCGCCACCGTGGTGGAGCGGCTCAAGGAAGCCGGCGCTATGGAGTACACCGTGGTCGTCGTGGCCTCGGCGTCCGATCCGGCGCCGCTCCAGTACATCGCGCCATACTCCGGCTGCGCCATCGCCGAGTTCTTCATGTATGAGGAGGGCAAGCCAACCCTCTGTGTGTACGACGACCTTTCGAAGCAAGCCGCGGCCTATCGACAGCTGTCGCTGATTCTCCGCCGCCCGCCGGGCCGGGAAGCCTACCCGGGCGACATCTTCTACTGTCATAGCCGGCTCCTCGAGCGGGCCGCGAAGATTTCCGAAGATCCGAACGTGGTGAAGCTCGACAGCCGGATCAAGAAGCCGGGCGGGTCGCTGACCGCTTTGCCGATCATCGAGACCCAGGCCGGCGACGTGTCGGCGTACATCCCGACCAACGTGATCTCGATCACCGACGGTCAGATCTTCCTGACGACGGATTTGTTCTATTCGAACGTTCGACCCGCGGTCGATGCCGGGATTTCGGTCAGCCGGGTCGGCGGCAACGCGCAGATCAAGGCCATGAAGCAAGTCGCCGGGCCGCTCCGTTTGGCGCTGGCGCAGTTCCGGGAGCTCGAAGCGTTCGCGCAGTTCGGTTCGGAACTCGACGCGGCAACCCAGCGGCAACTGGCCCGGGGTGTCCGGTTGGTCGAGGTCTTCAAACAGCCGCAGTACCAGCCGCAGTCGGTTGAGAAGCAGGTCGCGATCATCTACGCGGCCACCAACGGCCATCTCGACGACGTCGAAGTCAAGCGGATTCGGCAGTGGGAACGGGATTTCTTGACGTTCTTGGAGGCTCAGCACGGTGCCATCCTCGAGGGGATCCGCACCAAGAAGACCCTGGACGACGATCTCAAGGCCAAGCTCGAGCAGGCCATCAAGTCCTTCAAGTCGCTCTTCAAGGCCGAGTAA
- the atpG gene encoding ATP synthase F1 subunit gamma yields MANQSRQLRGRIRSVQNTRRITRTQELVATSKLKRAQDRVVAARPYAEALRETIADLVTPELMERFPLLRRPVAPAKGGPTRAAVVLVTSNRGLCGAFNSNLIKEARKKAEELEAAGYTVEFHCIGKKGAGFLKYIGIKLKADRQDVGDKPTAEHAASIVVGLMTDYSAGELASVDLVHAKFNSAISTPATSIRILPVETPTKGSRVRPDYILKPGPDAILENLLPLYVRNAVYRGLVETAAGEHGARRTAMKNATDNAGEILTSLRTAYNKGRQAQITQEISEIVGGAAALEG; encoded by the coding sequence ATGGCGAACCAAAGCCGCCAGCTTCGGGGCCGGATTCGTTCGGTCCAAAACACCCGCCGCATCACCCGGACGCAGGAGCTGGTCGCCACGTCCAAGTTGAAGCGGGCGCAGGATCGGGTCGTCGCCGCGCGGCCGTACGCTGAGGCGCTGCGGGAAACGATTGCCGATCTGGTCACGCCGGAACTGATGGAGCGCTTTCCGCTGCTCCGCCGGCCGGTGGCGCCCGCCAAGGGCGGACCGACTCGGGCCGCGGTGGTCCTGGTCACGTCCAACCGCGGCCTTTGCGGTGCCTTCAACAGCAATCTGATCAAAGAAGCCCGCAAAAAGGCCGAAGAGTTGGAAGCCGCCGGCTACACGGTGGAGTTTCACTGCATCGGGAAGAAGGGCGCCGGGTTTCTCAAGTACATCGGGATCAAACTCAAGGCCGACCGCCAGGACGTCGGCGACAAGCCGACCGCGGAGCACGCGGCGAGCATCGTGGTCGGCCTGATGACGGACTATAGTGCCGGAGAACTCGCGAGCGTCGACTTGGTCCACGCCAAGTTCAACAGCGCGATTTCAACCCCGGCGACGTCGATCCGGATTCTCCCGGTCGAAACGCCGACGAAGGGGAGCCGGGTCCGCCCGGACTACATCCTGAAGCCGGGGCCGGATGCGATCCTCGAGAATCTGTTGCCGTTGTACGTCCGGAACGCGGTGTATCGCGGTCTGGTCGAGACGGCCGCCGGCGAACATGGCGCCCGGCGGACGGCGATGAAGAACGCGACCGACAACGCGGGTGAAATCCTTACCTCACTGCGGACGGCGTATAACAAGGGCCGGCAGGCGCAAATCACCCAAGAGATCTCCGAGATCGTGGGTGGCGCCGCGGCATTAGAAGGCTAG
- the atpD gene encoding F0F1 ATP synthase subunit beta yields the protein MMTATATEKNLGTIVQVIGPVLDIEFAPGHLPEIYNALVVEDATAKIPIKLVAEVQQHIGQNMVRAVAMSSTDGVTRGMEVVDTGATITVPVGAVPLGRILNVLGEPIDGGAAIPADALRWPIHRPTPKFVDLEPKTEIFETGIKVIDLIAPFVKGGKIGLFGGAGVGKTVVIQELINNVASAHGGKSVFCGVGERTREGNDLYLEFKEANILDKVALIYGQMNEPPGARLRVGLTGLTVAEYFRDVEKQDVLLFVDNIFRFTQAGSEVSALLGRMPSAVGYQPTLATEMGDLQERITSTKDGSITSVQAIYVPADDLTDPAPAAAFAHLDATVVLNRAISELGIYPAVDPLDSSSRILDAQYVGDRHYNVAIGVQRTLQRYKALQDIIAILGMDELSEEDKLVVSRARRVQRFLSQPFFVAEQFTGFPGKYVKLSETVESFERVLAGEFDHLPEQAFYMVGGIDEAVEKAKKMAAS from the coding sequence ATTATGACTGCTACGGCTACGGAAAAGAATCTCGGCACCATCGTCCAGGTCATCGGCCCGGTGCTCGACATCGAATTCGCACCCGGCCACCTGCCGGAGATCTACAACGCCTTGGTCGTCGAAGACGCCACGGCCAAGATCCCGATCAAGCTGGTGGCTGAAGTCCAGCAGCATATCGGCCAGAACATGGTCCGGGCGGTGGCGATGAGTTCGACCGACGGGGTGACCCGCGGGATGGAAGTCGTCGACACCGGCGCCACCATCACGGTCCCGGTCGGCGCGGTGCCGCTGGGCCGGATCCTCAACGTGCTCGGCGAGCCGATCGACGGCGGCGCGGCGATTCCCGCGGATGCCCTGCGGTGGCCCATTCACCGGCCCACGCCCAAGTTCGTCGACCTCGAGCCCAAGACTGAAATCTTTGAGACCGGCATCAAGGTCATCGACTTGATTGCCCCGTTCGTCAAGGGCGGCAAGATCGGGCTCTTCGGCGGCGCCGGCGTCGGGAAGACGGTCGTCATTCAAGAGTTGATCAACAACGTTGCCTCGGCGCACGGCGGCAAGTCGGTCTTCTGCGGCGTCGGCGAGCGGACCCGCGAAGGCAACGACCTCTACCTCGAGTTCAAGGAAGCGAACATTCTCGACAAGGTGGCCCTGATCTACGGCCAGATGAACGAGCCGCCGGGCGCCCGGCTCCGGGTCGGTCTGACCGGGCTGACCGTGGCCGAATACTTCCGCGACGTCGAGAAGCAGGACGTGCTCCTGTTCGTTGACAACATCTTCCGGTTTACCCAGGCTGGTTCCGAGGTGTCGGCGCTGCTCGGCCGGATGCCGAGCGCGGTCGGTTACCAGCCGACCTTGGCCACCGAGATGGGCGATCTGCAGGAGCGGATCACCTCGACCAAAGACGGTTCGATCACCTCGGTGCAGGCCATCTACGTTCCGGCCGACGACTTGACCGACCCGGCGCCGGCCGCCGCCTTTGCCCATTTGGATGCCACGGTCGTGCTCAATCGCGCCATCTCGGAGTTGGGGATCTACCCCGCGGTCGACCCCCTCGACTCCTCGAGCCGGATTCTCGATGCCCAATACGTCGGCGATCGCCACTACAACGTCGCCATCGGGGTCCAGCGGACCTTGCAGCGGTACAAGGCACTGCAGGACATCATCGCGATCCTCGGCATGGACGAGTTGTCGGAAGAGGACAAGCTGGTGGTGTCGCGGGCCCGCCGGGTCCAGCGGTTCCTGTCGCAACCGTTCTTCGTGGCCGAGCAGTTTACCGGCTTTCCGGGCAAATACGTCAAGCTGTCGGAAACCGTCGAGAGCTTCGAGCGGGTGCTGGCGGGCGAGTTTGACCATCTGCCGGAACAGGCCTTTTACATGGTTGGCGGGATCGACGAAGCGGTCGAGAAGGCCAAGAAAATGGCCGCGTCGTGA
- the atpC gene encoding ATP synthase F1 subunit epsilon: MMQVTVIGPESSAFSGEADAVMIPAYDGQVGILPNHAPFMTLLGKGVLTVKHGGQEHRFTVQGGFLQVVSNRVRVVAEYVVAAA, translated from the coding sequence GTGATGCAGGTCACGGTCATCGGCCCCGAGTCATCGGCGTTCAGCGGTGAGGCTGACGCCGTGATGATTCCGGCGTACGACGGCCAGGTTGGAATCCTTCCGAACCACGCGCCGTTCATGACGCTGCTCGGGAAGGGCGTCCTGACGGTGAAACACGGGGGACAGGAACACCGTTTCACTGTGCAGGGCGGCTTCCTGCAAGTCGTCTCTAACCGGGTCCGCGTCGTTGCCGAATATGTGGTGGCGGCGGCCTAG